CGCCGCCCTCGTCGCGCTCAACACCGAAGCGCCGTTCGACGAAAACGTCGCCGCCATGAACGACGCCATCGCATCCGTCACGACCGCCGAGATCACGCTCGCCGCCCGCCCGACGCGCATCCACGACATCGACGTCCGCGCAGGCCAGCCGATCGGCCTCATCGATGGCGATCTCGCCGTCGCCGCCGAGACGATCGCCGAGGCCGCGCATCAATGCGTCGCGCGCATCCTCGCCGCGCGCGACGCGTCGCTCATCACGCTGTACGTCGGCGAAGGCGAGACCGAAGACGCGGCGAACGCCATCGCCGACGGTCTGCGCGAGCGTCACGGCCTCGATGTAGACGTCGTGCACGGCGGCCAGCCGCACTACCCGTACTTCGTGGGCGTCGAATGACCGTCACTCCGCAGGCGTGCCGCATCGTCACCGACAGCACGTCCGATATCTCGAAGCCCCTCGCCGGCGAGTTCGGCATCACCGTCGTGCCGCTCACCGTGCAGTTCGGCGCCCAGTCCTTTCGCGACGGCATCGACCTCACCGCCGATGACTTCTACCAGCGCCTGTCGTCGACGAAAGAACTGCCGCAGACGTCGCAACCGCCGCCCGCGCTGTTCGAGCACGCGTACCGCCACCTGATCACCCGGGGCGATGTCGTCTCCGTGCACCTCTCGCACAAGTTCAGCGGCACCGTCGAGACCGCGCGCTCAGTCGCCGCCGAAGTCGCACCCGAAAGAATCACCGTCGTCGACTCCGGCAGCGTGTCGATGGGCCTCGGCATGTGCGTGCTCGCCGCCGCCCGCGCCGCGCAGTCAGGCGCGTCGATGCAGGAGTGCGCCGCCGCCGCGCAGTCGGTCGCGGAACGCGTGCACGTCGCCGTCGCCTTCGAGACGCTCGAGTACCTGCGACGCGGCGGTCGCATCGGCCGCGCCAGCGCCTTTCTCGGCGGCCTGCTGCGCCTCAAGCCCGTCCTCACCGTGAAAGACGGCGAAGCGTTTCCCGTCACCCGCGCCCGCTCGCGCCGGAAAGCCATCGACGAGATCTGCGACCTGATCACGAAATTCGATCGCGTCACCGACGTCGCGATCGCCCACACCACCACCCCCGAAGACGCCGCGATGCTCGCCCAGCGCGCCCGCACCCTCGCCCCAGCAGCCACCCTCCACGAGGTCCGCTTCGGCCCCGTCCTCGGCACCCACGGCGGCCCCGGCATGCTCGGCGTCGCCGTCGTCGAGGGGTGACGTCGTTAGTCGCTGAACACCGAAGACAACGGACGAGTCTCCACCAGCGCTAGCTGTCCGGGACGAACGCGAGGCTCGAACACCGCGATAACGTTCCCGATGCCCGTCGACGATGGAGCAAGCACACCCTGGTAGATCAAGTAGTGCGCCGTCTCGCCGACGGCCTGGCATGCACGCCGGTCCGACGACTCGATGTCCGCGAGTGAGAGGCCAACCGCCTCGAGCGAGCCGGGCGCGGTGAGATCGAGCAACTCGATGTTTGTGAGCTGGAACGTGTGTATCGAGCGCGGAGCGAACGACGAAGCTCCTCTGGCTTGGGTTTCGGCGACCTTTAGGAACTCCGCCACGCATGTCTCTTCAGGGAACGCCAAATAGACGGTCGAAACGACGTCCGGCGGATTCCACCGCCCTCCGAACAGCAGTGCTCCGCGGCCCGACATGGGATCGCGACCGGTAGATGTGTGCCGATATGCGACACCAGACCAACGGGTCGAACCAAGGTCGCTGACCTGCTGTAGAAGATCCCGCGCCGGCAACTAAGCGACGACTCCGTCCGCAAGCGCCTCGATCAGTGCGAGAACAGTCTTGTAGTCACCGCGGTGAATGCGTGCCGCGGGAGTGTCACCATCCAGCAGTGCGTTTGGAGAAAAGATCCATACGTTAGCGTCTTCAGGTCGCAAGACACTTGCGAGTTGTTCTCCAATGAACGCGAGCTCAAGAAGCCGCTGTTTGGTTAGCTTTTGGGGGCGAACGTCACCCGCTGACCATCGTCCTACGGCGCGAGGAGACGAACCGACGATTTGCGCCACTTCCTCCTGTGTGAGAGAGAGGTGGTCTGAGAGATAGCGCACTTTTTCTGCAATTGCCGTTGGCAATGTATTCCTCTCGGTTCTAAGCTGACTTGGATGCGTCGATTCGTCGGTCTACCTGAGTGAGTAGAGCGTTCATCGTTCGAGTGCCAATCTTCTCTTGCGTCTTAAATTTACGAGTGTATGTCGGAAGTTGGTGCGCGTTTAGCCTCTCGCGGAACTCGATCGCGGTACGCAAGCGGTCGCGTTCGTGGCTCGGTCGCCACGCCGGCGGATACCTGAGGATCTCCTCGACCCGAGAGGCCCGGGAATGCAAGTAATGTGCCCGAGGATCGTTCACTGGCGCGTCGATCTGTTTTGCACACCCACCGAGGTCACAGGCCAAACGAGTGCGAATGGACTCATCAGAGTAGAGTGCTTGCGCCAATCTTCTCGGCACAGTTCCTTCCGCGAGCGGTAGAAAGACACCGGCTGTGGGACCGCCCGAGGGCTTGGCCTGTCCGGTCAGGCGGCGTTGTCGGCTCATTACACCGGAGTGGTCGAATCGTTCGCGATAGCCGATGCCGGTTGAGTACGCATCAACCACGTTGAGCGCCAGCGCTGTTTGGCCGATGTCGCCTTGAAACCCGAGCGAGACGCGAATACCTGCTAGCTTGAACGCTTCAAGGATCTCGAACACCGTTGCGACCTTCCTCGGCCCTTCCTCATCCCCACCGACGGGCGACAGCCGGAGATCAACTGATTCGAGCCCAAGTCGCGAGTATTGGCGGACAGCCGACGCAAGTCGCTCTGCGTTCCTCAAGGTCGCGAGCGGCGCCGAAAGTATCGCCCTGACAGGTATCCCCTTGCTTCGGAATGCCTGAACAGTCATTCCAGCGAGTTCTTGGTTAACCTCGATGAGGCCGTCCGATTCCGCGTAAAAGTGAGGTGCGACGAGGGTGTTGCGTGTTCAATCTGCGGTCCGACAACCCGCTCTACAAGTTCCACCTGTTTCGAGGGCTTCGTGAACTCAAAGGGATCAATGGGAAGGGCGTCCCAGTAGTCAAGATTTCCGCCCCTGAAACCAAGTTCAACGAGACGTTCTGTAAGTGGCTCGACGAGAACCCCGATCCCCTTCGCTCGCGCCGCATCGATGACGACGGAGTGACGCCGGAGGTGGTTCGCGTCAACGATGAACGCGTCGATCCCAACGGGCTCGGATGAGATGAACTCATCCGTTACCTTGTGGTCGTCCCTACCCAGGCGGATTTCGAGCCCCATTAGATCTCTCCCGACATAATGACAGACGATTAACAAGTCGTTTCAGGCGCCATTGTACAGGACAGAACCACCGCCAGTCAACAGCACCCCTTGACACCCACCCCACCCCGATACCCAATCGACACTTGACCACCCCGGCCCGCAACCCCCACACTCGCCCGTACGTTATCTTATGTATGGAACAGGAGTGGACTCGGGACCCCGCCGGTAGGGAGCACCACATGCCCAGGCAACTCAAGCTCGGTCTCGCCCTCGGCGCCGGCGGCACCAAGGGCGCCGCCCACGTCGGCGTCCTCCGCGTCCTCGAACACGCCGGCATCCGCCCCGATGTCATCGCCGGCACCAGCGTCGGCAGCCTCTACGGCGGCGCCTTCGCCGTCGGGCGCACCGCCGCCGAGATGGAAGACGGCATCCGCACCTGCCCCCCCAACGACGTCATCCAGTTCTTCCGCCACCGCCTCAAGATCCGCCACCGCAACCGCCTCGCCCGACGCTTCTACGAGGCGCTCGCCGGCTGGAACATCGAAGACCTGCCGATTAAATACGCCGCCACCGCCTCCGACATTGTCGAGCGCGGCCCCGTCGCCATCGACCGCGGCCCCATCATCGATGCCATCGAAGCCAGCATCGCCATCCCCGTGATCGCCCGCCCCGTGCTCTACCAGGGCCGCTACCTGCTCGACGGCGGGTTCTGGGACAGCGCCCCCGTCGACGCCGCCGTCGGCCTCGGCGCCGATGTCGTCGTCGCGGTTGAACTCGGCAAGCCCCTCAGCCTGCCCGAAGTCTGTCACCGGCCCGCCGCCTGGATCGCCGGGCGCCTCGCCAAGGCCGCACTGCACCGCACGATCGCCGGCGTGCCCTTCACACTCCATGCCGCGACGACGCCGCTCAAGCCGGGACGCACCGCCCAGCTCGTCATCCGCCCGCGTGGCATCTCGCGCATTCGCGGCAACTCGCCCTTCCACATGGTCGACGTGCTCGAAGCCGGCATCGCCGCCGCCGAAGCCGCGCTGCCCTCGATCAAGGCGCTGCTCGCCGGCGAGCCGCTACCCGCCGAAGCGACCGAACTCATCGCCAACCCCAAGCTAGCCACCGACCTCGGCGCCACCTAACCGGCACTACGTAGCCCCGGAGCGTCAACTCCGCCCCGGCGATGCGCAGCATCGCCACCCCTGCCAAAGACCTCTGCGTCTCTGCGGCTCTGCGGTGAACATCAAGCCCGTTAGACTTCTGCGAACGGTCAAACGAAAAAGACGTAGCTGCGGAGCTTCAGTTCCGCCCCGGCGCGCAGCATCGCCATCTTTAAAGAAAACGTCTCTGTGTCTCTGTGCCTCTGTGGTTCCTCACCCGCCTCACTCCGCCTCAAACTCGTACGCAGCACCCTCAAGCGACGGCAGCGTCTCCTGCAAAAACCGCAGCGACGCTTCGTCGTCCCGAAGATACGCGTCGAAGAACGGCGTCGCGTACAGCCGCAGTTCGCGGTTTTGCTCCTCGAGCGTCAGCTTCGGCGCACCGAGCGGGTTGGCCGCGTCGCCGCACGCACGGTCGCCGTCATCGACGCCTTGGCCATCGCCGGGCGTTGCATCGCCGCCGCGTCCGGTGAGATTGAGCACGCCCTGCGCGACCACCGCATCGTCGATGTCCGCGAACGAGAAGCGCACGTGGTTCGCGCCCCTCACCTCCACCCAGTAGCGCGGCGCCGCCGCCAAATCGTACGCCCTGCGGTTGCCGGCGCGCGGCACGATCAGGTCCTCAGAACCCGTCAGGAACATCATCGGGATCGCGACGTCGGTCTCCGTGTTCTCGTCGTACACGCACCCGCTCGCCGAGATCGTCAGCCCCGCGTCGATCCGCTCGTCGCGTTCGACGCCGTACACCTCGTACAGGCCGATCAGCGCCGTGAAGCCGCCGAGCGAATGCCCCGTCAGCGCGATGCGCTCGCCATCGACCGCGCCTTGCAGCAGGTGTCCCTGCGTTTCGTTGAAGCTCAGCATGGTGTCCACGACGTACGACACGTCGCCCGGCTGGTTGACGACGTCCATGAAGCGCACGCCGCCCGGCGTGCCGATGCGCGTCAGCGGGAAGTCCGGCGCCGCCACGACGTAGCCGTGGCTCGCCAGGTGACGCGTGTAGTCCGGCGAAAACAACCGCGACGAACTGAGCCCGTGCGCGAAGATGATCAGCGGATACGGCGCGCCGCTCTCGTCGACGAGCAGTTCGCGGCCGTCTGGCTTCGCAGCGTCGGCGACCGCCGGATACCACACCTCCGTCGGCAGACGACGCTCGTCCGTGCCGGGGACGTCGCCGCTCGCCGACGTCGGCCGCGTCGTATCCACCAGCTCGTACGTCGCGACGCCCACCGCGTACGGCCCTGGCGCCGTCACATCCTCAACCGTCAGCGCCTCGACCG
The Dehalococcoidia bacterium DNA segment above includes these coding regions:
- a CDS encoding DegV family protein → MTVTPQACRIVTDSTSDISKPLAGEFGITVVPLTVQFGAQSFRDGIDLTADDFYQRLSSTKELPQTSQPPPALFEHAYRHLITRGDVVSVHLSHKFSGTVETARSVAAEVAPERITVVDSGSVSMGLGMCVLAAARAAQSGASMQECAAAAQSVAERVHVAVAFETLEYLRRGGRIGRASAFLGGLLRLKPVLTVKDGEAFPVTRARSRRKAIDEICDLITKFDRVTDVAIAHTTTPEDAAMLAQRARTLAPAATLHEVRFGPVLGTHGGPGMLGVAVVEG
- a CDS encoding RES domain-containing protein, with amino-acid sequence MPARDLLQQVSDLGSTRWSGVAYRHTSTGRDPMSGRGALLFGGRWNPPDVVSTVYLAFPEETCVAEFLKVAETQARGASSFAPRSIHTFQLTNIELLDLTAPGSLEAVGLSLADIESSDRRACQAVGETAHYLIYQGVLAPSSTGIGNVIAVFEPRVRPGQLALVETRPLSSVFSD
- a CDS encoding patatin-like phospholipase family protein; this translates as MPRQLKLGLALGAGGTKGAAHVGVLRVLEHAGIRPDVIAGTSVGSLYGGAFAVGRTAAEMEDGIRTCPPNDVIQFFRHRLKIRHRNRLARRFYEALAGWNIEDLPIKYAATASDIVERGPVAIDRGPIIDAIEASIAIPVIARPVLYQGRYLLDGGFWDSAPVDAAVGLGADVVVAVELGKPLSLPEVCHRPAAWIAGRLAKAALHRTIAGVPFTLHAATTPLKPGRTAQLVIRPRGISRIRGNSPFHMVDVLEAGIAAAEAALPSIKALLAGEPLPAEATELIANPKLATDLGAT
- a CDS encoding alpha/beta fold hydrolase; its protein translation is MALWLAAVVLLAACSDDGGDGAQVTAEASVEALTVEDVTAPGPYAVGVATYELVDTTRPTSASGDVPGTDERRLPTEVWYPAVADAAKPDGRELLVDESGAPYPLIIFAHGLSSSRLFSPDYTRHLASHGYVVAAPDFPLTRIGTPGGVRFMDVVNQPGDVSYVVDTMLSFNETQGHLLQGAVDGERIALTGHSLGGFTALIGLYEVYGVERDERIDAGLTISASGCVYDENTETDVAIPMMFLTGSEDLIVPRAGNRRAYDLAAAPRYWVEVRGANHVRFSFADIDDAVVAQGVLNLTGRGGDATPGDGQGVDDGDRACGDAANPLGAPKLTLEEQNRELRLYATPFFDAYLRDDEASLRFLQETLPSLEGAAYEFEAE